The following coding sequences lie in one Manis javanica isolate MJ-LG chromosome X, MJ_LKY, whole genome shotgun sequence genomic window:
- the AKAP17A gene encoding A-kinase anchor protein 17A, whose translation MAAATIVHDTSEAVELCRPYGLYLKPITKMTISVALPQLKQPGKSISNWEVMERLKGMVHNHQFSTLRISKSTMDFIRFEGEVENKSLVKSFLACLDGKTIKLSGFSDILKVRAAEFKIDFPTRHDWDSFFRDAKDMNETLPGERPDTIHLEGLPCKWFALRESGSEKPSEEVLLKVFEKFGEIRNVDIPMLDPYREEMTGRNFHTFSFGGHLNFEAYVQYCEYAGFIQAMSALRGMKLLYKGEDGKAVACNIKVSFDATKHLSDASIKKRQLERQKLQELEQQRELQKRREKEAEERQRAEERKQKELEELERERKREEKVRRREQRQRDRALRRSQRKLERLQAEEQKQLHEKIRLEERKLVLSQRNLQSIRLVAELLSRAKAAKAQEQEQKEASLRLQQLEERRRLQEAELRRVEEEKERALGLQRKEKELRARLLSILLSKRADDPRTHDELAAAHAGLLQPVLDILQTVSASCVGAAVLPSVAGPPPQPESSRAASGVNGRVAEEAPVTQAQEPRHAASPEKRCPAVLACIPDNQQQPAGPPAASEQSAPRKDARSEQDKCNREPSGGRGRASRERSADDGPREASRPRAGSAERGRRERRAHRKRAHEDASPRRRSGSPERSRSRRSRSGDRHGRRDRSRGRRGGSGRKRSRQRRGERSRSGSTGRHRSTWNR comes from the exons ATGGCCGCGGCCACCATAGTCCACGACACGTCTGAGGCGGTGGAGCTGTGCCGGCCCTACGGCCTCTACCTGAAGCCCATCACCAAGATGACCATCAGCGTGGCCCTCCCGCAGCTGAAGCAGCCGGGCAAGTCCATCTCCAACTGGGAGGTGATGGAGCGGCTCAAGGGCATGGTGCACAACCACCAGTTCTCCACGCTGCGCATCTCCAAGAGCACCATGGACTTCATCCGCTTCGAGGGCGAGGTGGAGAACAAGAGCCTGGTCAAGTCCTTCCTGGCCTGCCTGGACGGCAAGACCATCAAGCTGAGCGGCTTCTCCGACATCCTCAAGGTGCGCGCTGCCGAGTTCAAGATCGACTTCCCCACGCGGCACGACTGGGACTCCTTCTTTCGCGACGCCAAGGACATGAACGAGACGCTGCCCGGGGAGCGGCCGGACACCATCCACCTGGAGGGGCTGCCCTGCAAGTGGTTCGCGCTCCGGGAGTCGGGCTCCGAGAAGCCCAGCGAGGAGGTCCTGCTCAAGGTGTTCGAGAAGTTCGGTGAGATCCGGAACGTGGACATCCCCATGCTGGACCCCTACCGCGAGGAGATGACCGGGCGCAACTTCCACACCTTCAGCTTCGGCGGGCACCTGAACTTCGAGGCATACGTGCAGTACTGCGAGTACGCGGGCTTCATCCAGGCCATGAGTGCCCTGCGGGGCATGAAGCTCCTGTACAAGGGCGAGGACGGCAAGGCAGTGGCCTGCAACATCAAG GTGTCTTTTGATGCGACCAAACACCTGAGTGATGCCTCGATTAAGAAGCGGCAGCTGGAGAGGCAGAAACTGCAGGAGCTGGAGCAGCAGCGAGAGCTGCAGAAGCGGCGGGAGAAGGAGGCCGAGGAGCGGCAGCGTGCAGAGGAGAG GAAGCAGAAGgagctggaggagctggagcGCGAGCGGAAGCGCGAGGAGAAGGTGCGCCGGAGGGAGCAGAGGCAGCGGGACCGCGCGCTGCGGCGGAGCCAGCGGAAGCTGGAGCGGCTGCAGGCCGAGGAGCAGAAGCAGCTGCACGAGAAGATCCGGTTGGAGGAGCGGAAGCTGGTGCTGTCGCAGCGCAACCTGCAGTCCATCCGGCTCGTGGCGGAGCTGCTGAGCCGGGCCAAG GCGGCCAAggcccaggagcaggagcagaagGAGGCGTCGCTGCGCCTGCAGCAGCTGGAGGAGCGGCGGCGGCTGCAGGAGGCAGAGCTGCGGCGcgtggaggaggagaaggaacgGGCGCTGGGGCTGCAGCGCAAGGAGAAGGAGCTGCGCGCACGGCTGCTGAGCATCCTGCTGAGCAAGAGGGCCGACGACCCCCGCACGCACGACGAGCTCGCGGCGGCGCACGCAGGCCTCCTGCAGCCTGTGCTGGACATCCTGCAGACCGTGTCGGCCAGCTGCGTGGGCGCCGCCGTGCTGCCGTCTGTCGCGGGCCCGCCGCCCCAGCCGGAGAGCAGCCGCGCAGCCAGCGGCGTGAACGGGCGCGTGGCCGAGGAGGCCCCGGTCACGCAGGCGCAGGAGCCGCGCCACGCCGCCTCCCCCGAGAAGCGGTGCCCGGCCGTGCTTGCCTGCATTCCCGACAACCAGCAGCAGCCCGCGGGCCCGCCCGCCGCCAGCGAGCAGAGCGCGCCCAGGAAGGACGCGCGTTCCGAGCAAGACAAGTGCAACCGGGAGCCCAGCGGGGGTCGCGGCCGCGCCAGCAGGGAGCGCAGCGCCGACGACGGGCCCCGGGAGGCGAGCCGGCCGCGGGCGGGCAGTGCGGAGCGCGGGCGGCGGGAGCGGCGCGCGCACAGGAAGCGGGCGCACGAGGACGCCAGCCCCCGCCGGCGCAGCGGCAGCCCGGAGCGCTCGCGCTCGCGGAGGTCGCGCAGTGGAGACCGGCACGGCCGGAGGGACCGGAGCCGGGGCCGCAGAGGCGGCTCGGGCCGCAAGCGTAGCCGCCAGCGGCGCGGCGAGCGGTCGCGCTCAGGGTCCACCGGCCGCCACCGCAGCACCTGGAACAGGTAA
- the LOC118971538 gene encoding LOW QUALITY PROTEIN: uncharacterized protein (The sequence of the model RefSeq protein was modified relative to this genomic sequence to represent the inferred CDS: deleted 1 base in 1 codon) encodes MGFSGVIRLWLTAGLLQAPSGSGLEQLAVPRLLTDPHSVKLGDRGALQASLLCRNESSPEEEAHRLLTEYSNGFRVSQVFFAACELGVFNLLPKAPDGSAVMAARLGPGSHGTELLLDACASLKLYQVETRRGEGKRCLAFCRRRLKFALSCHFCKGPESQCLQNVGHVVLAAAALGGLGARRPDVNECACLGSYKTSFTETSVGPELAPGLQHADPGSRDFHVLLCTRTL; translated from the exons ATGGGATTTTCTGGAGTGATCCGTCTCTGGCTCACTGCTGGCCTCCTGCAAGCACCTTCTGGTAGTGGCCTTGAGCAGCTGGCCGTCCCCCGCTTGCTAACAGACCCACACTCCGTGAAGCTAGGAGATCGGGGGGCCCTCCAAGCCAGCCTGTTGTGCAGAAACGAAAGTTCCCCAGAAGAAGAGGCCCACCGGCTCCTGACCGAATACTCA AACGGCTTCCGGGTCTCCCAG GTGTTTTTTGCCGCCTGTGAGCTGGGGGTGTTCAACCTGCTCCCCAAGGCCCCGGATGGCTCAGCTGTGATGGCTGCACGTCTGGGCCCTGGCTCCCACGGGACGGAGCTTCTATTGGACGCCTGTGCGTCCCTGAAGCTGTACCAAGTGGAAACACGGAGAGGAGAAGGTAAGCGTTGTTTGGCATTTTGCAGGAGGCGTTTGAAGTTTGCACTCAGCTGCCatttctgcaaagggccagagagtCAGTGTTTGCAGAATGTGGGCCATGTGGTCTTAGCAGCAGCTGCTCTTGGGGGCCTTGGAGCTCGGAGACCTGATGTAAATGAGTGTGCATGCTTGGGTTcctataaaacttcatttacagaGACAAGTGTTGGGCCAGAGTTGGCACCTGGGCTGCAGCATGCTGACCCCGGTTCTAGGGATTTTCACGTGCTGCTGTGCACACGGACGCTATGA